A window from Candidatus Binatia bacterium encodes these proteins:
- a CDS encoding penicillin acylase family protein: MSFFERPDPRLIQSADPTPAGAVMATLRRHAIALSICVAAAAAAYAANIAIGLRAAAPARGSVVVSGLSAPATIVRDRRDVPHISAADDRDLYFAEGYAQGSDRLFQLDFTRRYAYGRLAEVLGARALPLDKTQRAVDIDGIARRQLRMLPPSDRDALDAFSAGVNAAAAHQPLPVEFRMLLYRPAPWTPKDSLAVAVVASLELADSWHDVFARDAVWRGDRHCYDDWFPLSDARYDVTVDGIARTAASPAPARDCNASVTVAEAPRRAAGSNAWAAGALRARDRHALIANDPHLDLTIPGIWYLVDIRSPGVHAAGATIPGIPGVVLGHNERVAWASTNADMATTSVFDAGRLDRRSWVTETFRVRFSRDATAAYYRTPRDFSVRDDNDPARIAVVRWPVYAQTRSTISTVFALDRARDVGEALRTLARYPGSPQNFLLADRNGDVAYHVAGLVPDDPAWGRYVHSARELRDAIPPIPFDRLPHRDPARNAILVSANNKSYKPGYPYRLSAQFEPPYRAYRIAALLRSRSKYDVAYFAGMQLDTLSPIDLRVARGIARAAREHGVSDYAGSLVALGRWDGRYAPDSRAAALEHALRTALYGEAQVLGAPRDDRDVGGALAFAGRERRSWRDAGATRIEHPLAPMNFSFLNGALLPGAGDEYTIHLQEPGFAQGFRAVWDAGDWDSGGIAIPSGESGEPGSGHYTDLTRDWIAGALAPLPFSRAAVERNASTVLVLHP; this comes from the coding sequence GTGAGCTTCTTCGAGCGTCCCGATCCGCGGCTGATCCAGAGTGCCGATCCGACGCCGGCCGGTGCCGTCATGGCCACGCTGCGGCGCCACGCTATCGCGCTTTCGATCTGCGTGGCTGCGGCCGCGGCTGCATACGCTGCCAACATCGCGATCGGGCTGCGCGCGGCGGCGCCGGCGCGCGGCAGCGTCGTCGTGTCGGGATTGTCGGCGCCGGCGACGATCGTCCGCGACCGCCGCGACGTGCCGCACATCAGCGCCGCCGACGATCGCGATCTCTATTTTGCGGAGGGCTACGCTCAGGGTTCGGACCGGTTGTTCCAGCTCGACTTCACGCGTCGCTATGCCTACGGCCGCCTCGCCGAGGTGCTCGGCGCGCGCGCACTTCCGCTCGACAAGACCCAGCGCGCCGTGGACATCGACGGCATCGCGCGACGCCAGTTGCGGATGCTGCCGCCGAGCGATCGCGACGCGCTCGATGCGTTTAGCGCCGGCGTCAACGCGGCCGCCGCGCACCAGCCGCTTCCCGTCGAGTTCCGCATGCTGCTCTACCGTCCGGCGCCGTGGACGCCGAAAGACTCACTGGCGGTCGCGGTCGTCGCCTCCCTCGAGCTCGCGGACTCCTGGCACGACGTCTTCGCGCGCGACGCCGTTTGGCGCGGCGATCGGCACTGCTACGACGACTGGTTTCCGCTGTCCGACGCGCGCTACGACGTGACGGTCGACGGCATAGCGCGAACTGCCGCATCGCCTGCGCCGGCGCGCGACTGTAACGCATCGGTGACCGTCGCGGAGGCGCCGCGCCGGGCCGCCGGCAGCAACGCCTGGGCCGCGGGCGCGCTGCGCGCTCGAGATAGGCACGCGCTGATCGCCAACGATCCGCATCTCGACCTCACGATCCCCGGGATTTGGTACCTCGTAGACATCCGGTCGCCCGGCGTGCACGCCGCCGGCGCGACGATCCCCGGAATCCCGGGCGTCGTGCTCGGCCACAACGAGCGGGTCGCGTGGGCATCGACGAACGCCGACATGGCGACGACCAGCGTATTCGACGCGGGACGGCTCGACCGGCGATCCTGGGTGACCGAAACGTTTCGCGTGCGTTTCTCGCGCGACGCGACGGCGGCGTACTATCGCACGCCGCGTGACTTCTCGGTACGCGACGACAACGATCCTGCGCGCATCGCGGTCGTGCGCTGGCCGGTCTACGCGCAGACCCGCTCGACGATTTCGACGGTGTTCGCGCTCGATCGCGCGCGCGACGTCGGCGAAGCGTTGCGGACTCTAGCCCGCTACCCGGGATCGCCTCAGAACTTTCTACTCGCCGATCGCAACGGCGACGTCGCGTATCACGTGGCGGGGCTCGTTCCCGACGATCCGGCGTGGGGCCGCTACGTGCATTCCGCGCGCGAACTGCGCGACGCCATACCACCGATCCCGTTCGACCGGCTTCCGCACCGGGATCCGGCGCGGAACGCGATCCTGGTCTCCGCCAACAACAAGTCCTACAAACCGGGATATCCGTATCGGCTCTCGGCGCAGTTCGAGCCGCCCTACCGCGCCTACCGTATCGCCGCGCTGCTGCGCTCGCGCAGCAAGTACGACGTCGCGTATTTCGCGGGGATGCAGCTCGACACGCTCTCGCCCATCGACCTGCGGGTCGCTCGCGGCATCGCCCGGGCTGCGCGAGAGCACGGTGTAAGCGACTACGCCGGCTCGCTGGTCGCGCTCGGCAGGTGGGACGGCCGCTACGCACCCGACTCGCGAGCGGCGGCGCTCGAGCACGCGTTGCGCACCGCGCTGTACGGAGAAGCGCAGGTGTTGGGCGCGCCGCGCGACGATCGCGATGTCGGCGGGGCGCTGGCGTTTGCGGGACGGGAGCGCCGCAGCTGGCGCGACGCCGGTGCGACGCGCATCGAACATCCGCTCGCGCCGATGAACTTCTCGTTCCTGAACGGCGCGCTGCTTCCGGGCGCGGGCGACGAGTATACGATCCACCTGCAAGAGCCGGGGTTCGCGCAGGGGTTCCGCGCGGTGTGGGATGCCGGCGATTGGGACAGCGGCGGAATCGCGATACCGAGTGGCGAGTCGGGAGAGCCGGGCTCCGGTCACTACACCGATCTGACGCGCGACTGGATCGCGGGCGCACTGGCACCGCTTCCGTTCTCGCGTGCGGCGGTCGAGCGAAACGCGTCGACGGTGCTCGTGCTGCATCCGTAG
- a CDS encoding aminotransferase class I/II-fold pyridoxal phosphate-dependent enzyme, whose product MNLLPFALERFFARHEFTVRYLLCASDPETLSLRELLDLEPGSAERLADLRLGYTDSRGGEELRRTIGALYEGGDPARILVHSGAEEAIFTFMHAALSAGDHVVVQFPCYQSHYSIAQSLGAEVTRWHCDLEREGAPDVDELEALIRPTTRAIVLTTPNNPTGYALDCAQMDGAVALARRRGLWLFSDEVYRGSEREAQRLPAASDLYERGVSLGALAKAYGLAGLRIGWVSTQDRALYDAMASAKDYSTICSSAPSEFLAAVALRHGEALIERVRRIAVANLDRLDAFFTRRRALFDWTRPRAGTTAFPRYLDGSSEAFCARLVDDAGVLLLPSTAFDAGDQRFRIGYGRSNLPEALGAFEEFLDRDGP is encoded by the coding sequence ATGAACCTTCTTCCCTTCGCCCTAGAGCGGTTTTTCGCGCGGCACGAGTTCACCGTGCGCTATCTCTTGTGCGCAAGCGATCCCGAGACCCTGAGCCTGCGTGAGCTGCTCGACCTCGAGCCCGGCTCCGCGGAACGCCTCGCGGATCTGCGTCTCGGGTACACCGATTCGCGCGGAGGCGAGGAGTTACGACGCACCATCGGGGCGCTCTACGAAGGCGGCGATCCGGCTCGCATCCTCGTGCACAGCGGCGCCGAAGAGGCGATCTTCACCTTCATGCACGCTGCGCTGAGCGCCGGCGATCACGTCGTGGTGCAGTTCCCGTGCTATCAGTCCCACTACTCGATCGCGCAGTCGCTCGGAGCGGAGGTCACGCGCTGGCACTGCGACCTAGAACGCGAGGGCGCGCCGGACGTCGACGAGCTCGAAGCGTTGATCCGGCCTACGACGCGCGCGATCGTGCTGACGACTCCGAATAATCCGACGGGGTATGCGCTCGATTGCGCGCAGATGGATGGCGCCGTCGCGCTGGCGCGGCGCCGCGGCCTGTGGCTCTTCTCCGACGAAGTGTATCGGGGCTCCGAGCGCGAGGCGCAACGGCTTCCAGCCGCATCCGACCTGTACGAGCGCGGCGTGTCGCTCGGGGCGCTCGCCAAGGCATATGGGCTGGCGGGCCTGCGCATCGGCTGGGTCTCGACGCAAGACCGAGCGCTCTACGACGCCATGGCGAGCGCCAAAGACTACTCGACGATCTGCAGCAGCGCGCCGAGCGAGTTCCTCGCCGCGGTGGCGCTGCGCCACGGCGAAGCGCTGATCGAGCGCGTTCGCCGCATCGCCGTCGCAAATCTCGATCGGCTCGATGCGTTCTTCACACGCCGGCGCGCGCTCTTCGATTGGACGCGGCCACGCGCCGGAACGACGGCGTTTCCGCGCTATCTCGACGGCAGCAGCGAGGCGTTCTGTGCGCGCCTTGTGGACGACGCCGGCGTCCTGCTTTTGCCGAGCACTGCCTTCGACGCCGGCGACCAACGCTTCCGCATCGGCTACGGCCGCTCGAATTTGCCCGAAGCGTTGGGCGCATTCGAAGAATTTCTCGATCGGGATGGTCCTTAG
- a CDS encoding VOC family protein, with protein sequence MPGHRAPFTIDRLDHVLVIVNGMAESLHFYGDVLGCDVESRLPDYGMVELRAGSSHLDLVDTAVPQGAWARPAVAGGRNVDHVALRLGRVDERALRDHLAEHGIAIAEERIEDDGTLSLYVRDPSGNTIELISG encoded by the coding sequence ATGCCGGGGCACCGAGCGCCGTTTACGATCGACCGTCTCGACCACGTTCTGGTGATCGTGAACGGAATGGCGGAATCGCTGCACTTCTACGGGGACGTCCTCGGCTGCGACGTGGAGTCGCGGCTCCCGGACTACGGAATGGTCGAGCTGCGCGCGGGATCTTCGCACCTCGATCTCGTCGACACGGCGGTCCCGCAAGGCGCGTGGGCGAGGCCGGCCGTCGCGGGCGGCCGCAACGTCGACCACGTCGCGCTGCGTTTGGGGCGCGTCGATGAGCGGGCGCTGCGAGATCATTTGGCGGAGCACGGAATCGCGATCGCGGAAGAGCGCATCGAGGACGACGGAACACTCTCGCTATACGTACGCGACCCGTCCGGCAACACGATCGAGCTCATCTCCGGCTAA
- a CDS encoding DUF1059 domain-containing protein: MARKFIDCREHPSEANCTVAIFADTEDEVVEAATQHAVAVHRHADSPELRQWVRSAVREGTPV; this comes from the coding sequence ATGGCTAGGAAGTTTATCGACTGTCGCGAGCATCCCAGTGAAGCGAACTGCACGGTCGCCATTTTCGCCGATACCGAAGATGAGGTGGTCGAAGCCGCGACGCAGCATGCCGTCGCGGTCCACCGGCATGCCGACTCGCCGGAGCTGAGACAGTGGGTGCGTTCCGCCGTGCGGGAAGGAACGCCGGTCTAA
- a CDS encoding NAD(P)/FAD-dependent oxidoreductase → MDADAIVIGGGAAGLAAARRLAERSLRVILLEARERLGGRVWSRPAARAAIPAELGAEFIHGRAHETMALLREAGTSTIPTTGDSPFKSAPNIFEVAQSLREDESVERFLQRFEGDEGMRQIAALARAFVEGFDAADPAIASVRGIADEWKSGVDSSSARPRGGYGPMFDHLIDACIAAGAELRRSSVVRKIAWRRGSVAVDVEDGGEAKTLRARAAIVTLPISILRRAGDDLDIVFDPALPPAKRAAIAGIEMGHVVKVALWFKTAFWERVDEGRYRDASFMHREDHAFPAYWTQFPVRSTLVVAWAGGPKAIALQGLSQPDILDRALGGFGALLEQPELVHREFERGLMHDWNRDPFSRGAYSYVAVGATGARAALAKPLNKTLFFAGEATSTDGQGGTVNGALHTGERAAAEAAAALRTKANV, encoded by the coding sequence ATGGACGCTGACGCGATCGTGATCGGCGGCGGCGCGGCCGGCCTCGCGGCCGCGCGCCGGCTTGCCGAACGATCGCTTCGCGTGATCCTCCTCGAGGCGCGCGAACGCCTCGGCGGCCGCGTCTGGTCGCGGCCGGCCGCTCGTGCCGCGATACCGGCCGAGCTCGGAGCGGAGTTCATCCACGGCCGTGCACACGAAACGATGGCGCTGCTGCGCGAGGCCGGCACCAGTACGATTCCCACGACCGGCGACAGTCCGTTCAAATCGGCGCCCAACATCTTCGAGGTGGCGCAGTCGCTGCGCGAGGACGAGAGCGTGGAGCGCTTTTTGCAGCGCTTCGAGGGCGACGAAGGGATGCGGCAAATCGCGGCCTTGGCGCGCGCGTTCGTCGAAGGATTCGATGCCGCGGATCCTGCTATCGCGAGCGTGCGTGGCATTGCGGACGAGTGGAAGTCCGGCGTCGATTCGAGCAGCGCCCGGCCGCGCGGCGGATACGGACCGATGTTCGATCACCTGATCGACGCGTGCATCGCCGCCGGCGCGGAGCTCCGCCGCTCGAGCGTGGTACGAAAAATAGCTTGGCGCCGCGGGTCGGTCGCGGTCGACGTGGAGGACGGCGGCGAGGCGAAGACGCTGCGCGCGCGCGCGGCGATCGTGACGCTTCCCATCAGCATTCTGCGCCGGGCCGGCGACGATCTCGACATCGTGTTCGATCCGGCCTTGCCGCCGGCGAAGCGTGCCGCCATCGCCGGGATCGAGATGGGTCACGTCGTCAAGGTCGCGCTGTGGTTCAAAACGGCGTTCTGGGAGCGCGTCGACGAGGGCCGCTACCGCGACGCGTCGTTTATGCATCGCGAAGACCACGCGTTTCCGGCGTATTGGACGCAGTTTCCGGTGCGCAGCACGCTGGTGGTCGCCTGGGCCGGCGGCCCGAAGGCGATCGCGCTGCAGGGCTTGTCGCAGCCGGACATCCTTGACCGTGCGCTCGGCGGATTCGGGGCGCTGCTGGAACAGCCGGAGCTGGTTCACAGGGAGTTCGAGCGCGGCCTGATGCACGATTGGAATCGCGATCCGTTCTCGCGCGGTGCCTACAGCTACGTGGCCGTCGGCGCGACCGGCGCGCGCGCGGCGCTTGCCAAGCCGCTGAACAAGACGCTGTTCTTTGCGGGCGAGGCGACCTCGACCGACGGCCAAGGCGGAACCGTGAACGGCGCGCTGCACACGGGCGAACGCGCAGCGGCGGAAGCCGCGGCCGCGCTGCGTACGAAGGCGAATGTCTGA
- a CDS encoding DUF488 domain-containing protein has translation MRNGTTLYTFGHGTAGEIELAALIRAAGVEKVIDVRSVPKSRAHPHVWAERMALWVPDLSGASYEWRPALGGFRKARADSPNVGLRHPSFRGYADYMQTPEFAAALAQLVEDARGGGTAIMCSETLWWRCHRRLIADALLLVYRVDVQHLMHAGAAQPHRVTPGVRLLPAGYLQYD, from the coding sequence ATGCGAAACGGCACGACTCTTTATACGTTCGGACACGGCACCGCGGGCGAGATCGAGCTGGCGGCATTGATCCGCGCGGCCGGCGTGGAGAAGGTCATCGACGTGCGAAGCGTGCCGAAGAGCCGAGCGCATCCGCACGTCTGGGCGGAGCGCATGGCGCTATGGGTGCCGGATCTCTCGGGCGCGAGCTACGAGTGGCGCCCCGCGCTCGGCGGTTTTCGCAAGGCTCGCGCAGACAGCCCGAACGTGGGCCTGCGCCATCCGTCGTTTCGCGGATACGCCGACTACATGCAGACGCCCGAATTCGCCGCGGCGCTGGCGCAGCTGGTCGAGGATGCGCGGGGCGGCGGTACGGCGATCATGTGCTCCGAGACGCTCTGGTGGCGCTGCCATCGCCGCCTGATCGCGGACGCACTCCTCCTCGTCTATCGGGTCGACGTGCAGCATCTCATGCACGCCGGCGCGGCACAGCCGCACCGAGTGACGCCCGGGGTACGGCTGCTCCCCGCGGGCTACCTGCAATACGACTAG
- a CDS encoding winged helix-turn-helix domain-containing protein: MAVFRFANYRLDVDRRLLIDSERIIPLSAKAFGVLQCMVRAAGATVSKEELISEVWQHEDVSDATIVQHVWMLRRALRERAKSHEYILTIPRQGYRFVAPVTRDPETEQAPTAIALGEPSQRGEPRVWRNYLIGIAYADKRDRASLKLALRHFNAALRSDPTFAPAWLGLAGVYANLAFYAFATWDRVLPRARAAIAKAIDFDRSSALAQCVLAEIQLAQWDVGAAERTLDRAASLDAGEAGVYQLSSFIQAWRGEPESALANAKRAVALAPTDVAAHGIFANALALQGDLANAIASYSEILEIEPACRIARQGRCEVYAADGRFDLALQDLEHLPDTPANLSRRACIYAYMGDRLGASRLLKELQDRSAREIVEPHCIAQVHIALGRPDEALRLTERAIALNDLAFPAMLASPLLQPPMRNRRLRQTFGDVRNQLCRPHKKIG; encoded by the coding sequence ATGGCGGTTTTTCGGTTCGCAAACTATCGTCTCGACGTCGATCGGCGTTTGTTGATCGACTCAGAACGCATCATCCCGCTCTCGGCGAAGGCGTTCGGCGTGCTGCAGTGCATGGTGCGCGCCGCCGGCGCGACGGTTTCGAAGGAAGAGCTCATTTCCGAGGTGTGGCAGCACGAGGACGTCTCGGATGCAACGATCGTGCAGCACGTTTGGATGCTGCGAAGAGCTCTCCGCGAGAGGGCGAAGAGTCACGAGTACATCCTCACGATTCCGCGCCAGGGCTACCGCTTCGTCGCGCCGGTCACGCGCGATCCGGAGACGGAGCAAGCGCCGACGGCAATCGCGCTCGGCGAGCCCTCGCAGCGCGGCGAACCGCGCGTGTGGCGGAATTACCTCATCGGCATTGCATACGCGGACAAACGTGACCGCGCCAGCCTCAAGCTCGCGCTGCGACACTTCAACGCAGCCTTACGTTCGGATCCCACGTTTGCACCCGCCTGGTTGGGATTGGCCGGCGTATACGCGAACTTGGCGTTCTACGCGTTTGCCACTTGGGATCGGGTGCTCCCGCGTGCTCGCGCGGCGATCGCTAAGGCCATCGATTTCGATCGTTCGTCCGCGCTCGCGCAGTGCGTGCTCGCCGAGATTCAACTGGCGCAGTGGGACGTCGGCGCGGCGGAACGCACGCTGGACCGCGCCGCATCTCTCGATGCGGGCGAGGCGGGGGTCTATCAGCTCAGCTCGTTCATCCAAGCGTGGCGCGGCGAGCCCGAATCCGCCCTAGCAAACGCGAAGCGGGCCGTCGCGCTCGCCCCAACGGACGTCGCGGCGCACGGCATCTTCGCCAACGCGTTGGCGCTTCAGGGCGATCTCGCGAACGCCATAGCGTCGTATTCCGAAATTCTCGAGATCGAGCCGGCGTGCCGGATAGCGCGCCAGGGAAGGTGCGAAGTCTATGCCGCCGACGGCCGCTTCGACCTGGCATTGCAGGACCTCGAACATCTTCCCGACACGCCCGCGAACCTCAGCCGCCGCGCGTGCATCTACGCTTACATGGGCGATCGTTTGGGCGCGTCCCGGCTCCTCAAGGAGCTGCAGGACCGGTCCGCTCGTGAGATCGTCGAGCCGCACTGCATCGCCCAAGTGCACATCGCGCTGGGCCGGCCCGACGAAGCACTGCGTTTGACGGAGCGTGCGATCGCGTTGAACGACCTCGCGTTTCCGGCGATGCTGGCGTCTCCGCTGCTCCAGCCGCCGATGCGAAACCGCCGCCTGCGACAGACGTTCGGCGACGTGCGAAACCAGCTCTGCCGCCCGCACAAGAAGATCGGCTAG
- a CDS encoding creatininase family protein: MPHKYRYGEMTWPEVREAARRPCVAILPIATLEDHGLHLPIDTDLLLCTSVCEVAASRAADRVVLVPAINHGYSPHHMDFPGALTIGPHTLIDYGLDVCKSLAHHGFERILIVNGHGSNTPFADIIARECVVNTGALAGAVNYWAAPGVRDAADALRESEPIGGMNHACEFETSLYLALRPELVDMTKAAAELSHRPSKNYWTDLIAGDGPLMMMEHWSRLSRSGVMGDPTKASAEKGRVLLDAAANGIVELVDEMLARQSPPRVDHH, encoded by the coding sequence ATGCCGCACAAGTATCGCTACGGCGAGATGACCTGGCCGGAAGTCCGCGAGGCCGCAAGGCGTCCGTGCGTCGCCATCCTGCCGATCGCGACGCTCGAGGACCACGGCCTGCACCTTCCCATCGACACCGACCTGTTGCTGTGCACGAGCGTCTGTGAGGTCGCGGCTTCGCGTGCGGCGGATCGCGTCGTGCTCGTGCCGGCGATCAATCACGGGTACAGCCCGCACCACATGGATTTTCCCGGCGCGCTCACGATCGGACCGCACACGCTCATCGACTACGGCTTGGACGTGTGCAAGAGCCTCGCGCATCACGGATTCGAGCGCATCCTCATCGTAAACGGCCATGGGAGCAACACGCCGTTCGCCGACATCATCGCGCGAGAGTGCGTGGTCAATACGGGTGCGCTGGCGGGCGCCGTCAACTACTGGGCCGCGCCGGGCGTGCGCGATGCCGCCGACGCACTGCGCGAGTCGGAGCCTATCGGCGGCATGAACCACGCGTGCGAGTTCGAGACGTCGCTTTATTTGGCGCTTCGCCCGGAGCTGGTCGACATGACGAAGGCCGCCGCCGAGCTCTCGCACCGGCCGTCGAAAAATTATTGGACCGACTTGATTGCCGGCGACGGCCCGCTGATGATGATGGAACACTGGAGCCGGCTCTCCCGCAGCGGCGTGATGGGCGATCCCACCAAAGCGTCGGCCGAAAAGGGCCGCGTGCTGCTAGATGCGGCCGCAAACGGCATCGTCGAGCTCGTCGACGAGATGCTCGCGCGGCAGTCGCCTCCGCGCGTCGATCACCACTAG
- a CDS encoding winged helix-turn-helix domain-containing protein: MLDARSIAGSPIYRFGEFRLDVARRLLFKRSRALPLPERIFQILLMLVEANGGVVHRESIALQVWPDAAVADGNIAQHVYLLRRILGEHARDRGIVMAVSRQGYRLAAPVVVEPEASPDLCEDAALEPFPDYCEASYLLERRTAPTLKRAIDLFEASLQPSAPYVPSLVGLARGYALLAQDWHVPPGLAFAIAKDAVRKALAIAPASAPAHAVLSNILMYADWDWSGSKAELDLALRLNPNSSVVRATVTEHAICAGEYDRAVYEAKRALMAEPSSLSRRLSLGVALTHACEYAAAIACLSKLLETDGDLQLARRYRAQALLLDRQPQEALSDLLVLHRERSEEPRFRLPLLARAYADCGETLLAEQIYVNLQSIAGTEYIVPWNLAIVASGLGRSDDALRHLGQAFERREPALLFLKSLPWFESIADRPRFEEISHAVGP; the protein is encoded by the coding sequence ATGCTTGATGCACGATCGATCGCCGGTTCGCCAATCTACCGTTTCGGCGAGTTCAGGCTCGACGTGGCGCGCCGCTTGCTTTTCAAGCGGTCGCGCGCGCTTCCGCTGCCCGAGCGGATCTTTCAAATTCTTCTTATGCTCGTCGAGGCAAACGGCGGTGTCGTGCACCGTGAGTCGATCGCACTGCAAGTGTGGCCGGACGCCGCGGTAGCGGATGGAAACATCGCTCAACACGTCTACCTCTTGCGGCGGATCCTCGGCGAGCACGCGCGCGATCGTGGTATCGTGATGGCGGTTAGCCGCCAGGGCTATCGGCTTGCGGCGCCGGTGGTCGTCGAACCGGAGGCCTCGCCCGACCTCTGCGAAGACGCCGCGCTCGAGCCGTTTCCTGACTACTGCGAAGCGAGCTATCTGCTGGAGCGACGGACCGCCCCGACGCTCAAGCGCGCAATCGATCTCTTCGAGGCATCGCTGCAGCCGTCTGCGCCTTATGTTCCGTCGTTGGTCGGGCTCGCCCGCGGCTACGCGCTTCTGGCGCAAGACTGGCACGTGCCGCCGGGCTTGGCGTTCGCGATAGCCAAGGATGCGGTGCGGAAGGCCTTGGCCATCGCCCCGGCATCGGCGCCCGCGCACGCGGTGCTTTCGAACATATTGATGTACGCGGACTGGGATTGGAGCGGCTCCAAAGCCGAGTTAGACTTAGCGCTGCGCCTCAATCCGAACTCATCGGTCGTTCGCGCCACCGTCACGGAGCACGCGATCTGCGCGGGCGAATACGATCGGGCCGTCTACGAGGCGAAGCGCGCGCTGATGGCAGAGCCGTCGTCGCTGTCGCGCCGGCTGTCGCTGGGCGTCGCGCTGACTCACGCATGCGAGTACGCGGCCGCCATCGCTTGCCTGTCGAAGCTCTTGGAGACCGACGGCGACCTCCAGCTCGCGAGGCGCTACCGCGCTCAAGCTCTTCTCCTCGATCGCCAGCCCCAGGAGGCGCTTTCCGACCTCCTCGTGCTGCACCGGGAGCGCTCCGAAGAGCCGCGCTTCAGACTCCCGCTCTTGGCGCGGGCATACGCCGACTGCGGCGAGACGCTCCTCGCGGAACAGATCTATGTCAACCTGCAGAGCATCGCGGGCACCGAGTACATCGTGCCCTGGAACCTCGCAATCGTAGCATCGGGTCTTGGTCGCAGCGACGACGCGCTGCGTCATCTCGGCCAGGCCTTCGAGCGACGGGAGCCCGCGCTGCTGTTCCTCAAGAGCCTGCCCTGGTTCGAGAGCATCGCCGACCGGCCGCGCTTCGAGGAGATCTCGCATGCCGTCGGACCGTAG
- a CDS encoding DUF5069 domain-containing protein, protein MEPLDLRTRPPRSCYAELDGLMLMPRTIDKLRGQLPGGDPGGYFIDGRIKGISGYLLERLGVSEADLLGIVARAASDDDVAAWLRERTDPSQYATVNATLRRIRPKHSQDEAFFRDEYAQTLQQHPELEYILDIVDADDRRRFE, encoded by the coding sequence GTGGAACCGCTGGACTTACGCACGAGGCCGCCGCGCAGCTGTTATGCGGAGCTCGACGGCCTCATGCTGATGCCGCGAACGATCGACAAGCTCCGGGGACAGCTGCCCGGCGGCGATCCGGGCGGGTACTTCATCGACGGCCGGATCAAGGGCATCTCCGGGTATCTGCTCGAGCGGCTCGGCGTCTCTGAAGCGGACCTTCTCGGGATCGTCGCGCGCGCGGCGAGCGACGACGATGTTGCAGCGTGGCTGCGCGAGCGAACGGATCCGTCGCAGTACGCAACCGTCAACGCGACGCTGCGCCGCATTCGGCCGAAACACTCCCAGGACGAAGCGTTCTTCCGCGACGAGTACGCTCAAACGCTGCAGCAGCATCCGGAGCTAGAGTACATCCTGGATATCGTCGACGCGGACGACCGCCGCCGGTTCGAATAA